The Vicia villosa cultivar HV-30 ecotype Madison, WI unplaced genomic scaffold, Vvil1.0 ctg.002925F_1_1, whole genome shotgun sequence genome has a segment encoding these proteins:
- the LOC131640060 gene encoding uncharacterized protein LOC131640060 gives MVAQLGTLWSSRGLRQGCPLSPFLFLLVTEGLTRMVKKASSVGVFRGFPLDSRHSLEILQFVDDTVLIGEDSWTNLWLLRLFFGVSSLFWVCGFVEVEWKKLEVKGRGDFCFVEKLKAIKSKIRVWNKEIFGWIDLNIEEAGKEMHFLDNKFAHFAGNVPEAIVIQRSKAAIDFWNNLNIKEGYLRLKSRQLWLSDGDSNTRFFHNSLKARRRRNALCSLSTNRGVLENAVEIKDFVHDFFKSFFEEDFERRPSFGDLGMKKLLEREACSIERPFSEEEVKIAIWSCDGNKSAGPDGFSLEFYKRFWMVIREDVVKMCNDFHNKCSLVKSITSSFVALIPKVVNPQSLGEYRPICLVGSIYKIIAKLLAARLKEVIGGLVSPNQTAFVPGRNMMDGVLLVNEIVDWSKRKKRSCLLLKVDFEKAYDSVSWQYLREILSLMGFGERWMRWMEACIFNNHMSVMVNGSATKEFKVHRGLRQGDPLSPFLFVIAMEGLTALVKRSVELGKFKPFMYGEGEFVDILQFADDTIILGEASCDNIWNLKVLLRGFEFVSGLKINFSKSNILGVNVGDWYINAATKFLACKKGMFPFKFLGIMVGESPRKKKVWTEVVNKIKGRLSSWKGRNISMGGRLTLINSVLNSIPIFNLSFFKVPGIIAKEIRRLQSEFLWRGNFEKRSIHWVRWDVVCRPKEKGGLGVRDVKEVNKALLLKWKWRILNDDNAIWSNFLKVRYVSPKLNLQDPSGELSSSEDSIWWRDLCKINLLDEHVEYGFTECFKSNCMNGKDTLFWHTLWVGDKPLRFSFPDLYDLSPKKFCSVADILSWVDGRHVWDVQALFSREDGSVSVVGAAAAFLPSWHRFCELVDGFTPSEVASDTYGWFINSDKDFTVAGISWIINESKSVAWELHVIRSLKIMWSIPLPAKIKMFSWRFFVERLPSKDLLLLRGVTNLANPDCEFCGDHVETSFHLFFHCHMAKEIWKHMFEWLGIPEAITMAEFLDFGVLQEKVKNISRKAKINVVWLSTIWCLWIMRNGIIFDGKVWTAINRWLDISTALHNSIIPNFQQFRGLCRTGRIKTEKFIVIWYACISLIWKWRNEKIFRGKDISVEHLVEEANILSWKWLKSKANGFNYSLGLWLCSPRQCLGLSG, from the exons ATTTGTGGAGGTGGAGTGGAAGAAGTTAGAGGTGAAGGGTAGAGGGGATTTTTGCTTTGTGGAGAAgttgaaagctattaaaagcAAAATCCGTGTATGGAATAAAGAGATTTTCGGATGGATTGATCTTAACATAGAAGAAGCGGGGAAAGAAATGCATTTTTTAGATAACAAGTTTGctcattttgcaggtaatgttCCGGAGGCGATTGTTATTCAAAGATCGAAGGCGGCTATTGATTTTTGGAACAATCTTAATATTAAGGAAGGTTATCTCCGCCTCAAGTCGAGGCAATTATGGCTTTCCGATGGTGATAGTAACACGCGTTTTTTCCATAATTCCCTTAAAGCTAGAAGAAGGAGGAATGCTTTATGTTCTCTTTCCACTAATAGAGGAGTGTTGGAGAATGCCGTGGAGATTAAAGACTTTGTTCATGATTTCTTTAAGTCCTTTTTTGAAGAAGACTTTGAGAGAAGGCCATCTTTTGGTGATTTGGGTATGAAGAAGCTTCTTGAGAGGGAGGCGTGTAGTATTGAGCGCCCTTTCTCGGAGGAGGAAGTGAAGATAGCTATTTGGTCGTGTGACGGTAATAAAAGTGCGGGACCGGATGGTTTCTCTTTGGAGTTCTATAAGAGGTTTTGGATGGTGATTCGAGAAGATGTGGTGAAGATGTGCAATGACTTTCATAATAAATGCTCTCTTGTAAAATCGATTACGTCATCCTTTGTTGCTTTGATTCCTAAAGTAGTCAATCCTCAATCCTTAGGCGAGTATCGCCCCATTTGTTTGGTGGGGAGTATCTACAAAATTATTGCTAAATTGTTGGCGGCTAGATTGAAAGAGGTTATAGGAGGTTTGGTTTCTCCCAATCAAACCGCTTTTGTCCCGGGTAGGAACATGATGGATGGGGTTCTTTTGGTTAATGAAATCGTTGATTGGTcgaaaaggaagaaaagaagttgTCTTTTGCTTAAGGTGGATTTCGAAAAAGCTTATGATTCCGTTTCATGGCAATATCTTAGAGAAATTTTGTCTTTGATGGGTTTTGGAGAGAGGTGGATGAGGTGGATGGAAGCTTGCATTTTTAATAACCATATGTCCGTAATGGTTAACGGAAGTGCTACTAAAGAATTTAAGGTGCATAGGGGCTTAAGACAAGGTGATCCTttgtctccttttctttttgttattgcCATGGAGGGTTTAACGGCTCTCGTGAAAAGGTCGGTTGAGTTGGGTAAATTTAAGCCTTTCATGTATGGGGAAGGTGAGTTTGTGGATATTCtccaattcgcggatgatacCATCATTTTAGGAGAAGCTTCTTGTGACAACATTTGGAACCTTAAGGTTTTGTTGAGAGGGTTTGAATTTGTGTCCGGATTGAAGATAAATTTTTCTAAAAGCAACATCTTAGGGGTTAATGTGGGTGATTGGTACATCAATGCCGCAACGAAGTTTCTTGCTTGTAAGAAAGGAATGTTTCCTTTCAAATTTTTAGGAATCATGGTGGGGGAAAGTCCGAGGAAAAAGAAAGTGTGGACGGAAgttgttaataaaataaaagggcGTCTTTCTTCGTGGAAGGGAAGGAACATTTCCATGGGAGGTAGGCTCACTCTTATTAATTCGGTTTTGAATTCAATTCCCATTTTTAACCTTTCCTTCTTCAAAGTTCCGGGAATCATTGCCAAAGAGATTAGAAGGCTTCAAAGTGAATTTCTATGGAGAGGTAATTTTGAGAAAAGGAGCATTCATTGGGTGAGATGGGATGTTGTTTGTAGGCCTAAGGAGAAAGGTGGATTGGGGGTTAGAGATGTAAAGGAGGTTAATAAAGCTTTACTTTTgaagtggaagtggagaattttaaACGATGATAATGCTATATGGAGTAATTTTCTTAAAGTGAGGTATGTTAGCCCAAAATTAAATTTGCAAGATCCTAGCGGAGAATTGAGTAGTAGTGAAGACTCGATTTGGTGGAGGGATTTGTGCAAGATTAATTTACTAGATGAGCATGTGGAGTACGGTTTTACCGAGTGTTTCAAAAGTAATTGCATGAATGGGAAGGATACGCTTTTTTGGCATACCTTGTGGGTGGGAGACAAACCCCTTCGCTTTTCTTTCCCGGATTTGTATGATTTATCTCCCAAGAAATTTTGTTCGGTAGCGGATATTTTGAGTTGGGTTGATGGAAGACATGTGTGGGATGTTCAAGCTTTATTTTCCCGGGAAGATGGTAGTGTTTCGGTTGTGGGGGCAGCAGCGGCATTTTTGCCGAGTTGGCACCGGTTTTGTGAGCTAGTTGACGGTTTCACTCCAAGCGAAGTTGCGAGTGACACTTACGGTTGGTTCATTAACTCGGATAAGGATTTTACGGTTGCGGGCATTTCGTGGATAATTAATGAATCTAAATCCGTAGCTTGGGAGCTTCATGTGATTCGTTCTTTGAAAATTATGTGGAGCATTCCATTACCGGCAAAGATTAAGatgttttcttggagatttttcgtCGAGCGCCTCCCGTCTAAAGATCTTTTATTATTAAGAGGAGTTACTAATTTGGCTAATccggattgtgagttttgtggtgatcatgttgAAACTTCTTTTCATCTCTTTTTTCATTGTCATATGGCGAAAGAGATTTGGAAACATATGTTTGAATGGCTTGGCATACCGGAGGCGATTACCATGGCGgagtttcttgattttggagtTTTGCAAGAAAAGGTGAAGAACATTAGTAGAAAGGCTAAGATCAATGTGGTTTGGTTATCTACGATTTGGTGTCTTTGGATCATGCGGAATGGTATTATATTCGACGGGAAG GTTTGGACGGCGATCAATCGATGGTTAGACATCTCTACTGCGCTACATAATTCAATTATTCCAAACTTTCAACAATTCAGAGGACTGTGCAGAACAGGCAGAATCAAGACTGAAAAATTCATTGTTATATGGTACGCGTGTATTTCGTTAATATGGAAATGGCGTAACGAGAAAATTTTTAGAGGAAAAGATATATCAGTTGAGCACCTAGTTGAAGAAGCAAACATTTTGTCGTGGAAGTGGTTGAAGAGCAAGGCGAATGGATTCAATTACTCTCTCGGGTTGTGGTTATGCAGCCCTAGACAGTGCTTAGGGTTAAGTGGTTAG